The Fusarium keratoplasticum isolate Fu6.1 chromosome 8, whole genome shotgun sequence genome includes a region encoding these proteins:
- a CDS encoding AKAP7-NLS domain-containing protein, whose product MPPKPVRAAPTHFVCIPLASPQLSRSLAAFKADVTSPMSFGVPPDAVRPLGTMHLTLGVMSLRDDSIEQATEVLKSLRLREMLSNVRNALLQSKAVQMGLASAENSSTAGEGPLSVTLQGLHAMQTPAKTSVLYAPPVDTDGILYRFCEQIKNTFQEAGLMAEENRPLLLHATVINTIYVKNGRGRRREKLTIDAQDMISRYDDYVWMENMPLEKVTLCRMGAKKIEGTDDEAYEVEAEVEF is encoded by the coding sequence ATGCCGCCTAAGCCAGTCAGGGCAGCCCCAACACACTTTGTGTGTATACCCCTGGCAAGTCCGCAACTGTCCAGGAGCTTGGCTGCGTTCAAAGCGGATGTCACCAGTCCCATGAGTTTTGGGGTGCCGCCGGATGCGGTCCGTCCTCTAGGCACGATGCATTTGACCCTGGGTGTCATGAGCTTGAGGGATGATAGCATCGAACAAGCTACAGAGGTCTTGAAAAGCCTGCGACTACGAGAAATGCTTTCCAATGTCAGGAACGCCCTTCTTCAAAGTAAAGCTGTCCAGATGGGTCTTGCTTCTGCAGAGAATAGCTCGACTGCTGGAGAGGGACCGCTTTCTGTAACACTCCAAGGTTTACACGCTATGCAAACACCAGCCAAGACTTCCGTCCTATACGCACCCCCCGTTGATACGGATGGAATACTCTACAGGTTCTGCGAGCAGATAAAGAACACGTTTCAGGAGGCCGGActcatggccgaggagaaccGTCCACTGCTGCTCCACGCAACtgtcatcaacaccatctacGTCAAGAATGGGCGGGGACGGCGACGCGAGAAGCTGACGATTGACGCGCAGGACATGATCAGTCGGTACGATGACTACGTCTGGATGGAGAATATGCCTCTCGAAAAGGTGACGCTGTGCCGGATGGGCGCAAAGAAGATTGAGGGGACGGATGACGAGGCGTACGAGGTCGAAGCCGAGGTCGAGTTTTAA
- a CDS encoding HPt domain-containing protein — translation MSPAEDNKLNEGSDLGDGVDMITFSQILEMDDPDDHDFSSSIVFGFFEQAEETFTQIDEALEKRDLDNLSSLGHFLKGSSATLGLVKVRDGCEKIQRYGKHENVDGTPEPDEQICLAGIQAAFDAVKKDYAEVEKALRKYYEGLEKND, via the exons ATGTCACCAGCTGAGGATAATAAG CTCAACGAGGGCTCTGACCTCGGTGACGGTGTTGACATGATTACCTTTAGCCAGATTCTTGAGATGGACGATCCCGATGACCATGATTTCAGTTCATCTATTGTCTTCGGCTTCTTTGAGCAGGCCGAAGAGACGTTCACTCAGATCGACGAAGCTTT ggagaagagagaccTTGACAACCTGTCTTCCCTGGGTCACTTCCTGAAGGGCTCATCGGCGACGCTAGGACTCGTCAAGGTTAGAGACGGCTGTGAAAAGATTCAACGATACGGAAAGCATGAGAACGTTGACGGAACCCCCGAACCCGACGAACAGATTTGCCTCGCGGGCATCCAGGCGGCCTTTGATGCAGTCAAGAAGGATTACGCCGAGGTCGAGAAAGCTTTAAGAAAATATTACGAGGGGCTCGAGAAGAATGACTAA